A stretch of Gouania willdenowi chromosome 21, fGouWil2.1, whole genome shotgun sequence DNA encodes these proteins:
- the sgo2 gene encoding serine/arginine repetitive matrix protein 1 gives MFFLREMNPLKASKKASTAANKIRNKILNTSSFFKVSLQTNNRALALALEAQKDRNRQLEKKVWLMQKEVEALCFQLASRNYKHRRLLMILKNLQRDTMEQLSSATDLLTSSEDNRTSSGQHEDSPAPGRIPESRGSIRTSVMNVREQLVCDAADQRCSEEVGPSRPSISLREEVERFSAALSQPILVPQSRQEVCPPAASTDEAPPPQGSRPEKTVLLNSSMEMTVCSDVDIVTVDTIARRQEKKIQNETRTSSGTGPALSHMDQEEKPESSAPKARFMRTALSRIPKLRPPEQRALPTADLDLDDYFKDPQRTSITCRKSRSRPRNTLVSIPDPDLLGPEDRPQPTRAVTCSRGSGKSRCRSTFVVALISSSDQVPQEDSPSEEPPNARVDAQSSGKRSWEASEEQFVTPDLQEEVLTQDTAPGPAPEPASGPQTQKQKRARREEPGRSTKKTKKKKGLAKDSNVEPSFHPNTDDTCGASPAPPEGNRATPPESDVGHAFSPPLRSRNLRDTFVFYQIPTPDQSKEHCDFEMLMDEPPPWVGGASVVTPHGETQRWRKDENLQAEQPQEEPGLLDRRSVEKKTKKKKGTMKSSKDKKEPSSSSNTNRKEACGAPPPPPDHLHMKSSQSDVSEEVRAQKRAEPPQRRTKKKGLNKDSNMEPSSHPITNLEEQLDTCGAPPPPEGKQATPPESDKPKPLCRRTFSPPLRSRTLRETFEFHQGLTPNQSEEGGVSTATPHREGGGVSMATPHREGGGVSTATPHREGGGVSTATPHREEGGVSTATPHRQTLNWRTTQHVVNASLGRVLTSLTNTLTTPEGEVGGRGRRRHAVVSYREPTLNSKMRRGDKFTETTFLSSPQFRDAKKKKRQKKGAGLTAASNTEDCFSVFMN, from the exons ATGTTCTTCCTGAGAGAGATGAACCCTCTGAAGGCGTCTAAGAAGGCGTCGACCGCTGCCAACAAGATCAGGAACAAGATCCTCA ACACCTCATCCTTCTTCAAGGTCTCCCTACAGACCAACAACAGGGCCCTGGCCCTGGCCCTGGAGGCCCAGAAGGACCGGAACCGTCAGCTGGAGAAGAAGGTGTGGCTGATGCAGAAAGAGGTGGAGGCGCTCTGCTTCCAGCTCGCCTCCAGGAACTACAAACACCGCAGGCTg CTGATGATCCTGAAGAACCTGCAGAGGGACACCATGGAGCAGCTGAGCTCAGCCACAGACCTGCTCACT AGCTCAGAGGACAACAGGACCTCATCAGGTCAGCATGAGGACAGTCCAGCACCAGGAAG GATTCCAGAGTCTCGTGGTTCCATCAGAACCTCAGTGATGAACGTCAGAGAGCAGCTCGTCTGTGATG CTGCAGATCAACGGTGCTCTGAGGAGGTGGGACCGTCTCGTCCGTCCATCAGTCTGAGGGAGGAGGTGGAGCGGTTCTCAGCAGCCCTGTCTCAGCCCATTCTGGTCCCTCAGAGCCGTCAGGAGGTGTGTCCTCCTGCAGCCTCCACCGatgaagctccgccccctcaggGCAGCAGGCCAGAGAAGACGGTGCTGCTGAACAGCAGCATGGAGATGACGGTATGCAGCGATGTGGACATTGTTACCGTGGATACCATAGCCAGACGACAGGAGAAGAAGATTCAGAATGAGACCAGGACCAGCTCAGGGACTGGACCTGCTTTGTCTCACATGGACCAGGAGGAGAAACCTGAAAGCTCCGCCCCCAAAGCTCGCTTCATGAGAACCGCTCTGTCACGTATCCCCAAACTGAGACCCCCGGAGCAGAGAGCCCTCCCCACAGCAGACCTGGACCTGGATGACTACTTCAAAGACCCTCAGAGGACCAGCATCACCTGCAGGAAGTCCAGGAGTCGGCCCAGGAATACCCTGGTCTCCATCCCGGACCCAGACTTGCTGGGCCCAGAGGACCGCCCCCAGCCCACCAGAGCTGTGACCTGTTCCAGAGGGAGTGGCAAGTCTCGCTGCAGGAGCACCTTCGTGGTGGCACTCATCAGCTCCAGTGACCAGGTCCCCCAGGAGGATTCACCTTCAGAGGAGCCACCCAACGCCAGGGTGGACGCTCAGAGCAGTGGGAAGAGGTCCTGGGAGGCCTCTGAGGAACAGTTTGTGACCCCCGACCTTCAGGAGGAAGTTCTGACCCAGGACACCGCCCCAGGACCCGCCCCAGAACCTGCCTCAGGACCCCAGACTCAGAAACAGAAGAGAGCCAGAAGAGAAGAACCAGGACGCTCTACCAAGAAGaccaagaagaagaaaggaCTCGCTAAAGACTCCAATGTGGAACCTTCATTTCACCCCAACACCGACGACACCTGTGGAGCTTCTCCTGCACCTCCTGAGGGGAATCGAGCCACGCCCCCTGAGTCTGACGTCGGCCACGCCTTCAGCCCCCCTCTGAGGAGCAGAAACCTGAGGGACACCTTTGTGTTCTACCAAATTCCAACCCCTGATCAAAGCAAGGAGCACTGTGACTTTGAGATGTTGATGGATGAGCCGCCGCCgtgggtgggaggagcttcagtGGTGACGCCACACGGGGAAACACAGAGATGGAGGAAGGATGAGAACCTCCAAGCTGAGCAACCACAAGAAGAACCTGGACTGTTGGACAGGAGGAGTGTGGAGAAGAAgaccaagaagaagaagggaACCATGAAAAGCTCCAAAGATAAAAAAGAACCTTCATCGTCCTCCAACACCAACAGGAAGGAAGCCTGTGgagctccgcctcctcctcctgatCATCTCCACATGAAGTCTTCGCAATCTGACGTCAGTGAGGAAGTGAGGGCCCAGAAAAGGGCGGAGCCACCACAGAGGAGGACCAAGAAAAAAGGTCTCAACAAAGACTCCAACATGGAACCTTCATCTCACCCCATCACCAACCTGGAGGAACAGTTGGACACCTGTGGAGCTCCGCCTCCTCCTGAGGGGAAACAAGCCACGCCCCCTGAGTCCGACAAACCCAAACCTCTGTGCAGGAGGACCTTCAGCCCACCCCTGAGGAGCAGAACCCTGAGGGAGACCTTTGAGTTTCACCAAGGTCTGACACCCAATCAGAGCGAGGAGGGAGGAGTCAGCACGGCCACGCCCCacagagagggaggaggagtaAGCATGGCTACGCCCCacagagagggaggaggagtcAGCACGGCCACGCCCCacagagagggaggaggagtcAGCACGGCTACGCCCCACCGAGAAGAAGGAGGAGTCAGCACGGCTACGCCCCACAGACAAACATTAAACTGGAGGACGACTCAGCACGTGGTCAACGCCTCCCTAG GGCGCGTGCTAACCTCGCTAACCAACACGCTAACAACCCCTGAGGGGGAGGTGGGGGGGCGTGGCCGCCGTCGTCATGCCGTGGTCAGTTACAGAGAGCCCACGCTCAACAG TAAAATGCGTCGTGGAGATAAGTTCACTGAGACCACCTTCCTCAGCTCGCCACAGTTCAGAGacgcaaagaagaagaagcgtcAGAAGAAAGGGGCGGGACTTACGGCTGCATCTAATACAGAAGactgttttagtgtttttatgaaTTAA